The DNA window TGGCATTCTACAACATACCCATATCAAATCAGTGATAACAATGACTGCAGCACAATGACTAAGATTCGACATGGATTTTAGTTGAAGAAAAATACTCAAAGCTTATATTTTTTAACTGACTTTAACAGCTACAACTGATTATTTCcaaaaatttcaaaatcaaatctaccagttagaaaaaaaacaacaacaaaaaaaaaatcaaataaatatgcaatctTCCAAATAAGTTCACATCTTTCAATAGTGGTAAGGACTGAGAAAGGTCAGCTTTCCGGGGCCGAAggtacagacaggaagtggtaaGGGACGCTGACAGAGGTAAAGGGGACAAAGGGCCCGTTTGTCATCCCCAGCACCCTTGTTGTTGTAAACGGAGACTCGATTCTCTGAGGGCCCGGCGACGCTGCTCGCTTTCACTTTTCccaggcgggggggcgggggggcggggggagggggtcaggcTGCCGCGCAGGGGAGCCCAGCAAACGAACCGCGCGCGCTCTGCTGCAATGTGTGAGGAGCCAGGTGAGGAGCCCGTCCCCCAAATGTGCTCAACGCGttagccccccccccgagggcCACCCACTCTGCGCAGCCGCCCTGCTCCCTCCCCAGGACCCGGGGTCAGGCTTCCCTGACACTCAGGGCCACGGGCACATGTAATACCGCTATCCTGTTGCACAATAAATCTGTAGTAGCGAGACAAGGGGTGCGGGAGCAGGGATCCATGTTAACAGAACCAAACAGAAATTATAACCCAAAAAATTTGATCTCTGATTGAAATGCTTCCATCTTTTGCCCATCACTGAAGCTCTGAATACATTTAGTGCAATCAGAATCTACAGCCTCTTTTAATGGGCAAATGGGAAATATTCAGAGACATTTGGatttacatttccatttccatttcacaaTAATCACAGCTAATTATGCTATGAAACATAATTAACCCCCATGTTGAAATGCTAAGTTGTGtcttaaaattttgttttaaggACCGGAATGTACCTTTCTCTTCTCCGGCCCTCATAAATTGATTATCATGGGAGGCACCCTAAGGGTAGAGACATGAGTCCAACTCAAtgtcatatttacataaatgaatgagaaaactGACACGTCTCCACACAACCAAACCtttctgtcagtcagtgtgtcatGAGATAATGAGTCTTTCATATGGCTGCAAAACTATGATAACAATATAGATCAATAACTTGGCCATTATTTCCCCATGACCCCAAATTTGAATAAGAAAaattagaaaagaaaatgctttatAAAAGCTAATACAATATAAAGACACATTTCTCGTATCATGATCGATGGGTTGTCTCAAATTTTGCTTGGTCAAATATTGCCAACATATTACAATTAAGCACATGCGAGACTAATTAGaacacactttaaaaatatattttgtattaaaactATGTGCCTGCAACAGACCACGAACTTAGGAAAGTATAGCTGTcaagatcatttttaaactacagtcACGCAAATGTAGTGGAAGCAAATTCGGACTAAATACCTCAAAAACGGAAGTCGAACACTGGGTAAGCCTGTTTCTCTCATTAGCGTCCCTTTCGTGCACAGATGACGTCGGCGGTCGCACTTTACACAGCACCAATGAGAGCTGATGATATCAGCGAGTAGCGTAATATATAAAATGAGAAGAGGAGAGGTGAACAGCGCTGCAACTGTCACAGAACTTTGGATATATTTATCCACAGGTCGGTGCATCTGTGGCCGCAGAAATGTCTGCATCTGCCAAACCATTAACGTCGTTTCTTATTCAAGACATACTGTCGATTAAAGAGGACAAACTCCCCTTGGCGCGCACAGCCCTCCGGGAACCAACACAACGGAGTAAATGTACCACAGGTAAAGGCACACAACCCACGGACAAATGGACCGACGAAAACCCGAATCAAGCCGGTTCACTCGCAAATGACGCTGGCTCCAAGGACAAAGCGCCTACAACAGTTATTGGTACTGCTGAAACAGGTAAGATTTAACTCGCAGCATAAGATTTTGCTTTCATTAAGCTGTACACTTATGTGCGCcttatgtgttgttttaaagCAAGATAAATGAAGTTGCGCTGATCGATTTTACAATAGGTCGAATGAATCCAAAATGCATAGTGATGCACATTTGATTCTTATTGTCCCTAATTAATATGACAGTGGGCTATATCCAGAGTGTTTAATAATTCAGTTTATGATTAAAGCAGTTATCCGTTTTTGCGTAAATGTTCACCATCAGTTCAAACATTATTTGCGAATGCTGAATAATTCcgattttaattacattttcttcctCCAGATTCAAACGACAGGTCTTGCACCAACTCTCCGGAATTAAAAAGAACTCTGTCCGTAGAGAACCTGGGCGGCGTAGGCAAGCAGAAGCGCTCTCGCGCCGCTTTTACGCACCTTCAAGTGCTAGAACTGGAGAAGAAATTCAACCACCAAAAGTACCTGTCCGCTCCAGAGAGAGCTCATCTAGCCAACAGTCTGAGGCTAACCGAAACACAAGTTAAAATCTGGTTTCAGAACAGAAGATACAAAACAAAGCGGAAGCAACTGGCATCAGAATATGGCAAGGACATGTTTCAACAGCCAGAGGGACTACCTTTCCACGGCACAGAGGAGGACTTGGTCAGAGCGTCACTTTTCGCAACGATGTATAAGGCTTACCAATACCGGCCATACTTTTACGACATCAATGGTATTGGTGTATGGAAATCAACATTATGGTGAAAAAACCACCAGGCACTGGACATTTTGAAAGCTTTCTtgtaaaagttttaaaaaatgcatgtataaaatgtttGATTATAACATAGACCTATATCTTTATATAATAAActcatttgctttttattttttacattattggTTTGTATCTATTTAATGTCTTATGAATAATCAAATTTTTAACGTTCCGCATATGAGAGCCAATTTATAGCGGTAAAAACATTTGGTTTGATCGACTACCTTCTTGACACTTTAAAGATCGCACATATTTGATGAGAATGttcttacctgaacattctCATGCTGATGTactgtaacaatcactactggtgaaaccaatggagttctggaacactggcgtagaattaaaaaaaaaattataaaataaaataaaaacattccaaaaaaccttctcttcaaatggttaaaaAGCACAAATTTTAAGTGTGCATATTCTGAAAGTACACACAGGTCTAGAACAAAGGAAGGAATAGATTAGTATTTTATGTTGGTAAGTGCGCGTACGACTGAGGTGATGATGCATCATGCAAGTTTATAGTGGctatgtttattatatttatggCTATAAAAGCACTACTTTGCGTATCACAGACTGCTCACTGTTTGCAAGCAGAAGGTTAAGGCAATGATTGAAACACAAGACTCtccttaaatatattttattaatccaacaataattaaatgtaattggcAGGGACAATACCCATCTACCCATGCATTCTCTGCTATTGGAAATTATCACATCTTAAGTAATGCTTTATGATTAGCTTTCAGATATGTTGGCTAACAGGAGATATGAGTATGGAGGAAGGATGCAAATGTTGGAGCCTACATCTAAGGTTCCAGAATCTCTTTGTGCCTCTGCTCTACAGGTATCTATACGTgtaaattatatacagtatatcttaaagatggaaaaaatacacacacagaagttGAGTCACCTTAAGTTGACCCCTTGTACTGCCAGATAAAGCCAAGCTGGTCCCCCAGACAGCCAGAAGAAGGCAGGCTTGCTAAACTGACACTGCTGACCTCTCCAGAAAAAAGTGGACCATAATTAACTTCCATGATGGCTTTAAGTAGACAGCATTTTCAAACAATGCTTTGCCTCGTCATGGTTCTCTCACATACAAACTTGCTTGCTTAAGAAAAGTAACTCCCTTTGAGACTTCTGCATGTACCACAAGGTGCCAAAATAGACCACATTTCCTATATTTACACCCATAGCCATTATAATGGGATAGCGGTGAACACGCCTGAgagggtgatgtcactgagaTGAAGTTATGCTGGTAGCTGGCCATTTAACTAGCTAAATGACTGCAGTGAATGAGCAGATAGGTTGATATTcttgaaacacagaaaaatgtaatcaatgtTGCCATTCAATAGTGAAATATGTACTGTACTATGAAAGCAACCTATACATGAATTAATAGTACTGCCAATACAATCATATCATTataaaatctgcaggaactgctattgcaaaagaaaaaatttgAATCAATGCATTGTAATGTCGTTTCTTGTAGTGTAGCCATCATCTTTGTGACACAATAATGTGGAATCTTGCAAAGCACTATGTGGGAAAACGCACAGTGCAGTTTGTAATGATTGGCTCAATAagcttcataaaaatacattctgaaCTGGTGAATGCTCATCCATCAATGACTTCATAGGCTTTATGAAGCAACTGATTCTCTAGGGAATAAGACTGCCCGTTTGCTTGAAATGAGGTAATTCTCTAATCACGTGATATGGACATGCACCACACCATTGCAAATCATTGGTGCCATTTTAATGATGACGGACGTTGCTACGTGCGGCAACAAATGCTAGCAATATAAACAGGCTTTTGATTCCAGTGTCAAACAATGGCTGCAACTGTATTTCAGCTCTGATAATGCAAGCATAATGAATCAGGAGATAAAGATGGTCTCTACGATACAACTTAAAAACATGTGGGCTTTCTAAATATTGAAGTTCAAGTTACTTAAAAGATAATGATCAAAGTACCCCTATCCCCATACATTTAAACTGAGGTTTGATTCAGCATGAGATGGTTTTAATTGGCTGTACCTGAGGTGGTCTTGTGTTTCTGGATAAAGAGATTGCCTGACATGTGACATGGTTTACCTACCAGCATGACTgtctaaaatgaaaatgaagagcCGTAAGAACTGGAGCCACTAGAACCTGCTGATATAACTCGCATCGACTAGACAAGCTCCCACAGATAAACAGTACAGTAGTGACAAAGAACATAATCGCACAACACAGTGTATGAATGAGTTGAAAATCACAGCATTTggctaaatttaattaaaacccaatttcaaaaagtgACTATATGTTTGCGTAATGGTGGTGCAGTAGCAGCCAGTTGCTTTAACTGAGTTTACATCttcataatgtaaaaaaaatatttgcagcaGAGCCCTGAAACTTCACGtctttttcaacattttggCTTCAAGACCTTTAGGCTCggccttatttttttccatcatttcaacaaatatgacatttttgttCCTTTCTAACAAGACAATTACTTAGTATTTGAAAGCTTGAACTACATGTGTCAAGATTTACATACTCTGTCCTCAATTATCCGTTATTAGTAACCAGCCCTATGGGTTCCAAAGCATACAGGATTTGCATATAATTCCGAAATATTAATGATTCATACACCTATGAGAATATTAAATAGgtaacataaaaacagacacgtGTAAGTTCCTATATCTAAATCACAAtgtgtccatttaaaaaaatataaaattcaaaGTACACAATTCAAGTGAAGGACCCAGGGGATCCTAACAGTCTGGCTCAAAGGACTGTGCTATGAGGAAATGGTCGTCATACTACATGTTTGATTGGGTGTGAATAGCATTTGCAAATACTTAATCCAAAAGTGTTTTTACTTCTATATATGCACACTTGGTAACTAGATGTTTATCAGAGCTCATTATAAAACTTTGCTTAGACATGCAAagatactaaaaataaaactgtcagGCAAACAACTAATTTCCACAGAACTGCCCTGTGTGCGGCTTCCTAGGAAGGCAATATTtataaacaacataaaatacCGGCTGAAGTTTGAATCATCTGTACTACAGAAAAATTACTGCACCTCAGGTAGCTACAGATACATTATTGGTCTAACAAAATGAGCAGGCAAAAAACGTACTGACGTGTGTTGAGTTATGTGACAGCTTAAGCAGGTTTGAAATTAGCTTGTATTCTGCTGCTGAAGGTCTACATTCAACCGCTTCCACAGGTCACAGAAACAAGACAAACTGGCACGCTGATCAGCCacttttgctcttttttctaagcacatgcaaacatgccTTTGTGTCTCCACTGAGCTGAAATAAATACGCATTTGACTTCTGCAAACGCGCAAGGAACCATTGGAAAAGACCTCGTCATGAAAGAAATTGTTTTGTGGCCTCCATTAATCAACTTGACAGGGCTGATGTTTTCGTGGTTATAGTGGCGTGCCAGATTGTCACTTTGATTAATTCGATTTTGAGTAAAAGCTTTCCTGTCATCTGACCACAAAGGTAATGTCAGAGTTTCTGTACTGAATACAGTACAAGACAATGAGAGGTTACAGTAAATGTTCAAAAATTAAGCGATCTTTGCTTTTTGTTCTTTCATGGACTCCATGGATTAATATGGATATTGCCTGGATATTTCTTTATTCTGCAATCAATATTTTAGGAGCCCCAAGAAAAATTACAGTATTCCATACACCTATggaatactgtaaatatactaTATCAAGTGAAAACTTGCACAAATAACACACTTAATATTAAGTATAAAGTATATATAACTGCTGAGGAATGTATGCAATCACTCTTGTAAAAAGTTTCTTAGAGCTTCTGTTGAGaatatgaattatttcatttcaaatgagcaGGAAAGGACATAATGGTTCTGTGTACCACTTTGTCTACTATAAATAGATTCAGTGAAACATATTTAACAACAGTGTACTGGTGTTTTTCAGTTCTTCTGGTTCGAAAAATGGATTTGTGGCCACGATGAACCACTTTCCATCTTACCAGCTGCCAAAATTACATGCGTGCAAATCTGGGCCTGGCAATCATGTGTCACGATTAAAAAGATCTTTCCTGCTGTTGGTATTCGTTTGAAAAGGTACATTGCAAAACAAACTAGCCCAACCCACACCTCTGCACATTTCTTTCACTGCTGTCATGCCACTTAATAATAGCAGTGTTTTTGTTGCCCTTGTTTTCCTTGCGAGATAAGAACTCCGGTTCTGATACGGAGGTGCTGTGAACGGGGCCCAGGAATCTGAATGGCACTCGTTGACCTTTGCGGAGGCTGCGGAATGCGTTCCGCTCGGTCGCCCCGGTATTCCGAAATTCTGCGGTAGCCTATCAATAAAGGGCTAATCCGTGACTTGTGTTGGGAACTCCCCTGCACTGGAAAGAGAAGAGATGGCTTACGTATGTGGCCCCCTCTCCCTACTCAATCACATAGGGCCTGGGTAGCAGTGAGGCAGTGATGAAATCTAATCATCTGGCACTGAAACGCTGCTTTGCCTGGCCCGGGGCTGCTGGCTGGGGAAAGgcagacctgctctgtgtcaaAGCTCTCAGGCCTGAAGTGGCTCCTGGGTGGTGCATCCATCTGAAGCAGAGGATGCCCCTCCTGTGATGCCTTCCAGGATCCAGAGTGAGCAGTGCAGCAGCGGGGTGAGTGAACTTGCAATGGCTTTGCCCCATTGGAGGGAAGGCTTCAGACAGCCTCAACACACAAGTAGCTCCTCTGACCGACCACAGGCTGGCAGGCGACCTGCACCTTCGGTCTCCAGGCAGAACTGCTATGCAGCTGAGCTTGCAGGCTGCGTATGCTTCAGAGGATGACTGTGCTTGTCCACAATCAGCAGAGG is part of the Anguilla anguilla isolate fAngAng1 chromosome 10, fAngAng1.pri, whole genome shotgun sequence genome and encodes:
- the nkx3-1 gene encoding homeobox protein koza → MSASAKPLTSFLIQDILSIKEDKLPLARTALREPTQRSKCTTGKGTQPTDKWTDENPNQAGSLANDAGSKDKAPTTVIGTAETDSNDRSCTNSPELKRTLSVENLGGVGKQKRSRAAFTHLQVLELEKKFNHQKYLSAPERAHLANSLRLTETQVKIWFQNRRYKTKRKQLASEYGKDMFQQPEGLPFHGTEEDLVRASLFATMYKAYQYRPYFYDINGIGVWKSTLW